In Nocardioides nitrophenolicus, the genomic window GTGAGTGCGATGCGTTGGAGAGCCGCCGCGGTTCTCGTGTGCGCGCTTGCCGCAGCGGGGTGTGCGAGCGATCCGGTGGGAAGCGGCGGCCCCGGCGAAGGACCGGGGTCGGCCGGGGTCGACCCGCAGGTCGTGGAGGACGTGATCGAGTACTTCCTTCCGATCCCGGGCGCGGAGAGCGCCGGTCGCGGTCGACGGATCGGCAACTTCACGAGCAATCTCCAGGTCCGAGAGGAATGCGGAGGGACGCCCATTCCGCTGGATCTGGTGCAGAGCACCAACGAGAGCACCTATCCAGAGCTCGACATGATCCGGGAGTGGGGGCTGCCGCCCATCTACTCGCCTGCTGAGCGGTACGGCCTGGACATGGAGGACTACGAGGTCGGTGGTGAAGGCACGGACGGTGCGTGCTTGAAGAGGCTTTGGGAGGAGGACCGCGCAAAGGGCATCGACTCGGTCAGCGGTGTCGATTTCGAGGGCGTCGTCGACAAGCTCGCTCTACCGTGGCAGGAGGATCAGGAGCTGACGACGAGGAGTGATCCTCGGGTGCAGCCGTTGCGGGTGGCGATGGCTCAGTGCCTGCGGGAGGGCTCGGGCCTGGCTGTGAGCGACGAGGACCCGTCGACGTCCTTCCTCAAGGGAGTCGACCGTGCCTACATCCTGGTGCCGGAGCCGGAGCGGGTCAGTGCCGAGACGGTGATGGAGTGGTCGGTGCTCTACGCCGACTGCGGTGAGCCCTACTACGCGAAGGTGAAGGAGCTGCTCGAGGAGGTGCGGCCGGCCTGGGTAGAACGCAACCGTGAGGTGATCGAGAACTTCGCCGCGAAGCTGGTGGAGCTCGGCTATGTCCCGTGATCGTCGTTCGCCATGCTTCGCGGGTACGGCCGTCGCGGGTCTGGTTTGCGCGCTCGTGGTGGCGGGGTGCAGCAGCGAGCCGGCCACGGAGCCATCGCCCCGTGGTGACGCGAGCGCCCGGTCCGGGTCGGACCGGGTCGACCCGCAGGTCGTGCAGGACGTGATCGAGAGCTTCCTGTCGATCCCGGGCACGGAGAGCGTGGCGCGGAGCACCCGCGTCAGCAACTTCACCAACAACCTCCAGGTTCGCGAGGAGTGCGGGGGGACTACCGTTCCGCTGGACCTGGTGCGCAGCACCAACAGCACCTTGTATCCGGACCTGGAGCTGATCCGGGAGTGGGGCCTGCCGCCTATCTACTCGCCCGCCGAGCGCTACGGCTTGGACAGGGAGGACCACGAGGTCGGCGCCGATGGCACGGACGGTGCGTGCGTGGAGCGGCTCGACAAGGAGGAGGGGCCGCTGAGCGTTCGGGTGGGCCTCGACTTCGAGGGCGTCGTCGACAAGCTCGCCTTTCCGTGGCAGGAGGATCAGGAACTGACGACGAGGAGCGATCCTCGGGTGCAGCCGTTGCGGGTGGCGATGGCCCAGTGCCTGCGGGAGGGGTCGGGCCTGGCGGTGAGCGACGAGGACCCGTCGACGTCCTTCCTCAAGGGAGTCGACCGCGCCTACATCCTGGCGCCGGAGCCGGAGCGGGTCAGTGCCGAGACGGTGATGGAGTGGTCGGTGCTCTATGCCGACTGTGGCGAGCCCTACTACGCGAAGGTGAAGGAGCTGCTGGAGGAGGTGCGGCCGGCCTGGGTGGAGCGCCACCGCGAGGTGATCGAGGACTTCGCCGCGAAGCTGGTGGAGCTCGGCTATGTCCCCTGAGCAGCAGGGACGGTCGGGGGTGAGGGGGCTGCTGGCGGCGCGGGGACGGTTCCCGGTCTTCGTGGCGGGCGCGGCGGCGGCGTCGTTGGGGTGGCTGCTCGTCGTGACCCTGACGGCGTTGACGCCCGGCGAGGCTCGGGAGCGGCGGGCCGCTCCCGAGCTTCCGGTGCCGAGCGTCCGGGTCGAGAGCACGACGCTGCGTGAGGTGTCGTGGACGGACTGCTCGGTGAGCACGCAGTCGGTTCCGGTGGTCGTCTACGGGACCCCGGCGGGCTATCGGCCGGTGGTGACCGAGCTCGCGGCGGCGGGATCGAAGGTCGTGACGGGCAGCGTGCTGGCCGCCGTCGCGGGCCGGCCGATCGTCGCCGTGGTGACGGACGCACCGCTCTACCGCGACTTCACGGTGGGGGAGCGGGGCCCCGACGTCCGGGCGTTCGAGAGGGCGCTGGCCGCGGCGGGCCTGATCGGCTCGGCCGACGAGGTCCTCGACGCGGCGACGATGGCCGCCTGGCGGCGGCTCGACCCCGGCGCGGACCGGGTCGAGCTGGACTCGATCGCCGAGGTCCCAGCCGGCGCGCGGGTGGCCGAGGCGAAGGTCGACGTGGGTGACGTGGTCACCGCGGGCGCGGAGGTGCTGCGGGTGACGGCGGCGGCCGACTACTACACCTGTCCCGGCCTGCCGCCGGACGTGGACCTCGAGGTCGGCTCGCTCCTGCTCGAGGTCGACGGCGAGCAGGTGGAGATCGACAGCCTGGTGCGGCCCGGCGACACCGAGGCCAGGGAGGGAGAGCCGTCGGCCGGGGAACCGGGCGGGGTGCAGGTGCGCCCGAAGGGGAGGGCCGTCGCCGGCGGTGCGCGACTCGGCGTGGTGTCCGCGGACAGCGGCGGCCCGGTCCTGGCCGTTCCGGTGACCGCGCTCAAGACCGAGAAGGACGGGCAGAGCGTGCTCGTCGTGCTCGACGGCCGGTCCCGCAGGACGGTGGCCGTGACCCTGGGAGCGACCGCGCAGGGCCTGGTCGAGGTCTCCGGCGAGGGCCTGCGCGAGGGCGACTCGGTGGAGCTCTTCGGGATGATCGCCGGCGGCGTCGGGGGCTGACGACGGTGATCGAGCTGCGCGGGATCGGCTTCGCGGTGGCGACGCCGCGGCCGACGCGGATCCTGTGGCCGACCGACCTCGACATCGGGGACGGCGAGTCGGTGGCGATCGTCGGTCCTTCGGGCGCGGGGAAGACCACCCTGGCCTCGATCGTGGGCGCGCTGCAGGCGCCCTCGGAGGGGACGTACCGGTTCGACGGGGTCGAGGTGACCGGCCGGTCGCTGCGGGAGCTCGCCCGCTTCCGGTCGGACCATCTCGGGTTCGTCTTCCAGAACTCCCACCTCGTCGAGGAGCGCACCGCCCAGGCCAACGTCGAGCTGGGGCTGGGCGACCCTTCGCTCGGTCCGTCCGAGCGCGGGGAGCGCTGCCTCGAGGCGCTGGGCCGGGTCGGGCTGGCCGACATCGCGACACGGCGAGCAGCGGACCTGTCGGGCGGTGAGCGGCACCGGGTCGCGATCGCCCGAGCCCTGGTCAAGCAGCCCCGCGTCGTCATCGCCGACGAGCCCACCGCCGCGCTCGACCAGGCGACCGGGCGCGCGATCCTGGAGCTGCTGGCCGAGGTTCCCCGCCGGGGCTCGACCCTGGTCGTGGTGACCCACGACGTCCGGGCGGCGGAGATGGCCGACCGGGTGGTCCGGGTCGTCGACGGCAGCGTGAGCGAGGACCGCGCGTGAGTACGCCGTCCGCGGGGTCCGCGCGGAGCCGGTGGCGCGCGCTGGACCGACTGACGCGCGACGCGGGGGCGTCCCTGCTGCTCAGGCCGGGACACACCGTCGGCATGGTGGCGGGCATCATGCTGGGCGTCGCCAGCGCGCTCGCCGCCGTCGTGATCGCCGAGACCCAGCAGGCTCAGGTGGACCTGCGCTTCGACCTGCAGCGCTCGAACCACGCCGTGGTCAAGGCGATGTGGTCGACGCCCGACGGCTTCGACCCGCGGCAGGTCCGCCAGATCGGGGCTCTCGAGCCGGTCGAGGCGGCCGGCGAGTTCTCGGTGTGGATCGAGGCGGCCCGGGTCGCCGGCTCCGCGGGCCTTCACGCGACCTCGGCGCCGGTCCTGGTCGCCGACCCGGGTGGCGTCGAGGCGACCGGGACGAGGGTGGTCGAGGGCGCCTCGGCCGACCTGCTGGGGCTGGCCGGCCCGGACCCGGCCCGGTTCGCCTGGGTCGGGGTGGGCCTGGCCCGTGAGCTCGGGGTGGGCCCGGCCTCCGACGGCCGCACCGACGCCCAGATCGTCGTCGGCGGCCAGCCGCTGAGCGTCGCGGGTGTCGTCGACAACCGCGGGCAGTTCGGGTACGCCGACCGAGCGGTCGTGGTCTCCCGCCCGGTCGCGACCACCGTCCTCGGCGGGGAGGGGAGCAACGCCCGGCTGGTCGCCCACGTCCGGCCGGGCTCCGCGGCCGCGGTCGTCGACTACATGCTGCGCGCGGCGGACCCCTCCGGACAGCTGCCGCTCGTCGATGCCACCCCGCCCGACGGCGAGCGGCTGGTCGCCGACGTCGGCGCCGACCTCCGGCTCATCGGTGCGGCCATGGGTGCCTTCATCGGTCTGGTCGGCATGGTCGCCGTGGCCAACACCCTGATGATGTCGGTGCACCAGCGGCAGCGGGAGCTGGGGCTGCGGTCCGCGATCGGCTGGAGCCGGCGCCGGATCGGGCTGCTCGTGCTCACCGAGTCGGCGGTGGCCGGCCTGATCGCCGGTCTCGTGGGCAGCGGGCTCGGGCTGGCGGCCGCGGCGGCCTGGTGCTGGCTGAGCGGGTGGACCCTGGTGGTGCCGCCGCTGCTGCCGTTCGGGGTGGTGCTCGGCGGCCTGGCGGCGAGCCTGGTCGGCGGCCTGATCCCGGCGCTGCGGGCCTCGTCGATCTCGCCGCTGACGGCCATGCGGTCGTGAGCGGAGTGCCTTGACATCAAGACGAGATGTGTAAAGCGGCACATTCGTTACCGAGCGGTAGCCGCGGGTGACCTCGCTCACCTAGGCTCGTGCCATGAGCGAAGCGTTTCCCGGTTCCGGTGGCCCGGTCGTGGACGGCCCGCACGACCCCGAGCACGACCCGCGGGCGTCGTACGCCCTCGAGCCGGACTACGTCGCCCGGCTGACCGAGCGGATCGTGGCGACGACCGGGCGGACCACCCAGGTCTCCTCGCCGATCAACGGCGCTCCGGTCGCCAACATCCCGCAGTCCAGCGCCGACGACGTCGCCGAGGCCTTCCGTCGGGCCCGGGTGGCGCAGGCGGCGTGGGCGCGGGTGTCGATCGACGAGCGGGCCCGGATCCTGCACCGGCTCCACGACATCGTGCTCGACCGGCAGGCCGAGATCATGGACCTGATCCAGCTCGAGTCCGGCAAGGCCCGCAAGCACGCCTTCGACGAGCCGCTCCACATCGCGCTCACCGCGCGCTACTACGCCCGCACCGCCCACCGGCACCTCGACACCCAGCGCCGTCCGGGCGTCGTACCCGTGCTCACCAGGGTCGAGCTGAACCGGGTCCCCAAGGGCGTTGTCGGCATCATCTCGCCGTGGAACTACCCCTTCACGATGGCGCTGTGCGACGGCCTCCCGGCCCTGCTCGCCGGCAACGCCGTGGTCACCAAGCCCGAC contains:
- a CDS encoding ABC transporter permease; translated protein: MSTPSAGSARSRWRALDRLTRDAGASLLLRPGHTVGMVAGIMLGVASALAAVVIAETQQAQVDLRFDLQRSNHAVVKAMWSTPDGFDPRQVRQIGALEPVEAAGEFSVWIEAARVAGSAGLHATSAPVLVADPGGVEATGTRVVEGASADLLGLAGPDPARFAWVGVGLARELGVGPASDGRTDAQIVVGGQPLSVAGVVDNRGQFGYADRAVVVSRPVATTVLGGEGSNARLVAHVRPGSAAAVVDYMLRAADPSGQLPLVDATPPDGERLVADVGADLRLIGAAMGAFIGLVGMVAVANTLMMSVHQRQRELGLRSAIGWSRRRIGLLVLTESAVAGLIAGLVGSGLGLAAAAAWCWLSGWTLVVPPLLPFGVVLGGLAASLVGGLIPALRASSISPLTAMRS
- a CDS encoding ABC transporter ATP-binding protein; translation: MIELRGIGFAVATPRPTRILWPTDLDIGDGESVAIVGPSGAGKTTLASIVGALQAPSEGTYRFDGVEVTGRSLRELARFRSDHLGFVFQNSHLVEERTAQANVELGLGDPSLGPSERGERCLEALGRVGLADIATRRAADLSGGERHRVAIARALVKQPRVVIADEPTAALDQATGRAILELLAEVPRRGSTLVVVTHDVRAAEMADRVVRVVDGSVSEDRA